Proteins from a genomic interval of Lolium perenne isolate Kyuss_39 chromosome 1, Kyuss_2.0, whole genome shotgun sequence:
- the LOC127347159 gene encoding replication protein A 70 kDa DNA-binding subunit C-like: MGGGMEVDLTHGAVAAMSRMVQGLRPVLQLEEAPRTTWIVGGHTELYGLVLSDGVHSQKGLLATSLNGLVKAGLLRGGSVVRVLDYICNNSVENPRVIAVIQLEILQTECTLIGSPTFFDANASQPKLRSYSDSLGIHRHCMISRAEQGVTNIACYPDQSLFDSSNAARVEIMQRSYGLVPTPNTIDAKMQQLSLKSYQSQVPSTVGGFDSPGNTYGQPVQSLCEQAPPMYLNRYPVVNSEAHLIPISALTPYQGRWTIKARVTGKTEPGYLGKAKIFSFDLLDANGGQIRAIGLNSAIDLFYDKIVPGNVYLISGGLVKPVPKMLSPLNSDYQIILVPTTSIEIYSGDDSGIPGQKHNFRQISEIANMEKDAMVDLLGVVTSVSPSVTIVQNALKTHKRTIQLKDMSGRAMAITLWGNSCSAEGQQLELQLKSGLNPILSLKSGIVVSGFSGKSVGTTSSSQLKINPDLPETEKLRQWYATQSKNNVCRTITQIKEENFGMLGQPGLITVVASISYVHTDAFCYPACTLMFNGKQCNKKVTANGDGWWCKRCLRSSETCDYRYLLMCQIQDHSGSSYATAFHEAAEEMIGHTAQELYMIQNNEQDAAKVEEILRGILWRKYLFKLRVKEGARHGVKLGIVKAEKFDPSDMSRHVLGEIDNLFKGNSTSASGTQGMVTPSVGRTNLQAGMTAQTSNNASGSTAIGGASSMIQ, from the exons ATGGGGGGCGGGATGGAGGTGGACCTGACCCACGGGGCGGTGGCGGCGATGTCCCGGATGGTGCAGGGGCTGCGGCCGGTGCTGCAGTTGGAGGAGGCGCCGCGGACAACGTGGATCGTGGGTGGCCACACGGAGCTCTACGGCCTCGTGCTCTCCGACGGCGTGCACTCCCAGAAGGGGCTACTCGCGACCTCCTTGAACGGCCTCGTCAAGGCCGGCCTCCTCCGCGGCGGCTCCGTCGTCCGCGTCCTCGACTACATCTGCAACAACTCCGTCGAGAACCCGAG GGTCATTGCTGTTATCCAACTGGAAATACTGCAAACTGAGTGCACGCTGATTGGGAGTCCCACATTCTTTGATGCTAATGCCTCTCAACCTAAGTTGAGATCATATTCTGATAGCCTGGGCATCCATAGGCATTGTATGATCTCGAGGGCCGAACAAGGTGTTACCAACATAGCATGCTATCCTGACCAGAGCTTGTTTGATTCTTCTAATGCTGCAAGGGTAGAGATTATGCAGCGATCTTATGGTTTAGTGCCCACACCAAACACAATAGATGCCAAGATGCAGCAGCTTTCACTGAAATCTTATCAGAGCCAAGTTCCTTCAACAGTTGGAGGCTTTGACAGTCCTGGCAATACTTATGGGCAGCCTGTGCAGTCTTTGTGTGAACAAGCACCTCCAATGTATTTGAATAGATACCCTGTCGTTAACAGTGAAGCTCATCTCATCCCAATTTCTGCGTTAACTCCATACCAAGGCAGATGGACAATCAAGGCCAGGGTAACTGGAAAGACTGAACCAGGCTACTTAGGCAAAGCAAAAATCTTCTCTTTTGATCTGCTTGATGCAAATGGTGGACAAATTCGTGCAATAGGTTTAAATTCAGCCATTGACCTGTTCTACGACAAAATTGTGCCTGGAAATGTGTACTTGATATCTGGAGGATTGGTAAAACCTGTACCAAAGATGCTCAGCCCTTTAAACAGTGATTATCAGATTATTCTGGTTCCTACAACATCTATAGAAATTTATTCTGGTGATGATAGCGGCATCCCTGGACAGAAACACAATTTTAGACAGATCAGTGAAATAGCAAATATGGAGAAGGATGCCATGGTAGATTTGCTTGGGGTTGTTACATCAGTTAGTCCTTCAGTGACAATAGTACAGAATGCCTTAAAAACCCATAAAAGAACCATTCAGCTGAAGGACATGAGTGGTCGGGCTATGGCAATAACCCTCTGGGGAAACTCTTGTAGTGCTGAAGGCCAGCAGCTGGAGCTGCAGTTGAAATCTGGTTTGAACCCTATACTTTCCTTGAAGTCTGGCATTGTCGTTAGCGGATTCAGTGGCAAGTCTGTGGGTACAACCAGCTCAAGTCAGCTAAAAATAAACCCAGACTTACCTGAGACAGAAAAGTTGAGGCAATGGTATGCAACTCAgtcaaagaacaatgtttgcagaacCATTACGCAAATCAAGGAGGAGAACTTTGGGATGCTAGGTCAACCTGGCTTGATCACTGTTGTGGCTTCAATTTCGTATGTACACACCGATGCCTTCTGCTACCCAGCTTGCACCTTGATGTTTAACGGTAAGCAATGCAACAAAAAGGTCACAGCTAATGGTGATGGGTGGTGGTGCAAGAGATGTCTCCGGAGCTCCGAAACTTGTGACTATAGGTACTTGCTTATGTGTCAGATCCAAGACCACAGTGGTTCTTCCTACGCTACTGCCTTCCATGAGGCGGCTGAGGAGATGATTGGCCATACCGCACAAGAGCTTTATATGATACAAAATAACGAGCAAGATGCTGCAAAAGTCGAGGAAATCCTGCGGGGGATCCTTTGGCGTAAATACCTGTTCAAGTTGAGAGTCAAGGAGGGAGCCAGGCACGGTGTGAAGCTTGGCATAGTTAAGGCTGAGAAGTTTGACCCGTCGGACATGAGTCGTCATGTCCTCGGAGAGATTGACAACCTTTTTAAGGGTAATTCAACCTCAGCTTCAGGGACACAAGGCATGGTGACCCCAAGTGTCGGTCGCACCAATTTGCAGGCCGGGATGACCGCTCAAACCTCCAACAATGCCTCTGGCAGCACGGCCATCGGTGGCGCAAGTTCGATGATCCAGTAG